The following proteins are encoded in a genomic region of Planococcus lenghuensis:
- a CDS encoding TetR/AcrR family transcriptional regulator, with translation MESSKMDRRKKYTRMRLRDSLIELLKDKEITAITIKELCEQADINRSTFYAHYRDQLDLLETIEEEIIEDMAAYMAQYEERQEDDQQMIEKLMAYFASKKEVCRILLNDKKDTGFQKKVMTFAHQTFMKNWTPGSELDEDLYEYVSTFIISGSIHVIKRWLNNDMDKSPKEMAEIINRLVKEGLGES, from the coding sequence ATGGAAAGTTCAAAAATGGACCGGCGCAAAAAATACACGCGCATGCGGCTGAGAGACAGCCTGATCGAGCTGCTTAAAGATAAGGAAATTACCGCGATCACGATCAAGGAATTATGCGAACAAGCGGACATCAACCGCTCCACATTCTATGCCCATTACCGGGATCAACTGGACTTGCTGGAAACGATCGAAGAAGAAATCATCGAGGATATGGCGGCTTATATGGCGCAATACGAAGAACGGCAGGAAGACGACCAGCAGATGATCGAGAAGCTGATGGCTTATTTCGCTTCCAAGAAAGAGGTATGCCGCATCCTGCTCAATGACAAGAAAGATACCGGTTTTCAAAAGAAAGTGATGACATTCGCCCACCAGACATTCATGAAGAACTGGACGCCGGGCAGTGAACTGGACGAGGACCTGTATGAGTATGTCAGCACGTTCATCATCAGCGGCAGCATCCACGTCATTAAGCGCTGGCTCAATAACGATATGGATAAATCCCCGAAAGAAATGGCGGAAATCATCAACCGGCTGGTGAAGGAAGGGCTTGGTGAGAGTTAA
- a CDS encoding efflux RND transporter permease subunit: MKDYLPEEAQSTEALAIMQREFGGSVPTNRIMMNELTIQEALAFKEQLAAVDGVSDVTWLDDAVDLSEPLEMANADTVDNYYKDGLALFTFSIQEGEEVVVTDRLYELIGEDNALAGEALDTATQQKMAGTESMYAAALLVPIIILILVLSTTSWIEPALFLTAIGVSVLINMGTNIFFGEVSFVTQSVAPILQLAVSLDYAIFLLHSFSDYRKKTVDPEEAMQLAMNKSFPAITASASTTFFGFIALSFMDFEIGADLGITLVKGIFLSFVSVMVFLPALTLLVYKWIDKTQHRPLLPTIPNKGRVLTKLRVPVLILVALIVVPAFLAQSQTSFIYGIGDQPENTRAGSDIAEIREHFGKSTPLVVLVPRGDVASEEALVQELSTLPAVSDVVSYVSTVGAAIPPEAVGEDVTEQFYSDNYSRLILQTNTETEGEEAFGLIEEVHELAGDFYGNDAYLLGESVTLYDIRNTVQDDNTFVNMLTLVTISFVLLITFRSITIPLILLLTIQTSVWINLSVPYFTDASLVYVGYLLVSIIQLAATVDYAILLTDTYKEYRQEMPALAAMKRTLDEKIFSIGISAAILSSVGFILWITSTNPIVSSIGLLLGRGALLAFVMVVLLLPALFIVFDKVVEKTTWKANFYKKKEN, from the coding sequence ATGAAGGATTATTTGCCTGAAGAAGCACAGTCGACAGAAGCGCTTGCAATCATGCAACGGGAATTCGGCGGCAGCGTGCCGACGAACCGGATCATGATGAACGAGTTGACGATCCAGGAAGCGCTCGCGTTCAAGGAACAACTGGCCGCAGTCGATGGCGTGTCAGATGTCACGTGGCTTGATGACGCAGTGGATTTAAGCGAGCCGCTCGAGATGGCGAACGCGGACACGGTCGACAATTACTACAAGGACGGCCTCGCATTATTCACGTTCAGTATCCAGGAAGGGGAGGAAGTGGTGGTCACCGATAGGCTGTATGAATTGATCGGTGAAGACAATGCCCTTGCCGGGGAAGCGCTCGATACGGCCACCCAGCAGAAAATGGCGGGTACGGAATCGATGTATGCCGCGGCGCTCCTTGTGCCGATCATCATCCTGATCCTCGTTCTGTCGACAACATCCTGGATTGAACCGGCGCTGTTTCTGACAGCGATCGGCGTATCGGTCCTCATCAATATGGGCACGAACATCTTTTTCGGAGAAGTATCGTTCGTGACGCAATCCGTCGCGCCGATTCTGCAGCTCGCGGTATCGCTCGATTATGCGATCTTCCTGCTGCACAGCTTTTCGGATTACCGGAAGAAAACGGTCGATCCCGAGGAAGCGATGCAGCTGGCAATGAATAAATCATTCCCGGCGATTACGGCAAGCGCCTCGACGACTTTCTTCGGATTTATCGCGCTGTCGTTCATGGATTTTGAAATCGGGGCGGATCTTGGCATTACGCTCGTCAAAGGGATTTTCCTGAGCTTCGTCAGCGTCATGGTATTCCTGCCGGCGCTGACATTGCTCGTGTATAAATGGATCGACAAGACGCAGCACCGGCCGCTCTTGCCGACGATTCCGAATAAAGGCCGCGTACTCACGAAATTGCGGGTGCCCGTGCTGATTCTGGTCGCGCTGATCGTCGTTCCGGCGTTTCTCGCCCAAAGCCAGACTTCCTTCATTTACGGCATCGGCGACCAGCCGGAAAACACGCGGGCCGGCAGCGACATTGCCGAAATCCGGGAGCATTTCGGCAAAAGCACACCGCTTGTCGTGCTCGTGCCGCGGGGCGATGTGGCAAGTGAAGAAGCGCTTGTGCAGGAACTTAGCACGTTGCCGGCAGTGTCGGACGTCGTGTCGTATGTCAGCACGGTCGGGGCCGCCATTCCGCCGGAAGCTGTCGGTGAAGACGTGACGGAGCAGTTCTATTCCGATAATTACAGCCGGCTGATCCTCCAGACGAATACGGAGACCGAAGGCGAGGAAGCGTTCGGCCTTATCGAAGAAGTCCACGAATTGGCGGGCGACTTCTACGGCAATGACGCGTACTTGCTCGGGGAAAGCGTCACGCTATACGATATTAGAAATACCGTGCAGGACGATAATACATTTGTGAATATGCTGACGCTTGTGACGATCTCATTCGTCCTGCTCATCACGTTCCGTTCGATCACGATCCCGCTGATTTTATTGCTGACGATTCAGACCTCGGTATGGATCAACCTGTCAGTGCCGTATTTCACGGATGCATCACTTGTCTATGTCGGCTATTTGCTCGTCAGCATCATCCAACTTGCGGCGACGGTCGATTATGCCATTCTGTTAACTGACACGTACAAAGAATACCGGCAGGAAATGCCGGCGCTTGCGGCCATGAAACGCACGCTCGATGAAAAGATTTTCTCGATCGGTATCTCGGCGGCCATCCTATCGAGTGTCGGGTTCATTTTATGGATCACGTCGACGAATCCGATCGTGTCATCCATCGGCCTGCTGCTCGGCCGGGGGGCATTGCTTGCGTTCGTGATGGTTGTGCTGCTCTTGCCTGCGTTGTTCATTGTGTTCGATAAAGTGGTGGAAAAAACGACGTGGAAAGCAAACTTCTATAAGAAGAAGGAGAACTGA
- a CDS encoding YhgE/Pip domain-containing protein produces MGNMKKVLPAMAAAVIAVPGLQVSAETDTGEFSSKDEVVYANLTATGDLIESYVVNIFEVEEAGLITDYGPYATVRNLTDTSAIQQEGGKVEFTAPEGKFYYQGNLEEPLPWDIAITYKLDGEEITPDELAGRDGHLQIVIGTEANEAVNPVFFENYLLQISLALDTELYRNIEAPAGMIANAGRDRQVTFTVMPEQEKEMIVEADVTDLEFSGISLSAVPSTLPIDAPELGGMTGDMQELTDGILKVHNGVGGLQDGIASLNDGVAELHSGSAEYRDGVTSLAASSGELLGASNEIGDALESMNNALSGEPADMDLGQLQELSGGLREIAEGLRDTATGLDTLNNNHQAAYTALDNAMTAIPDYEITEEQIQALYASGADETVIDQLTETYAAAQAAKETYAAVSEAFQAVKGTLNEVSGSLTEMADSLEEMADGLAGSLEEPGAGDPFAQLQKGISELTANYGEFHAGLSEYTGGVDQLAGSYKDLHAGIGQLESGTGELESGASRLHEGTGELQEATSDLPGQMQQEVDSMMAEYDKSDFEAESFVSAKNDNIGSVQFIIQTESIELEETEVAAEPVKVEKTFWTRLLDLFS; encoded by the coding sequence ATGGGGAACATGAAAAAAGTACTGCCGGCAATGGCGGCGGCAGTCATCGCGGTACCGGGTCTGCAAGTATCTGCAGAGACGGATACCGGGGAATTTTCTTCTAAAGATGAAGTCGTCTACGCGAATTTGACTGCGACCGGTGATTTGATCGAAAGTTATGTTGTGAATATTTTCGAAGTCGAAGAAGCGGGGCTTATCACGGATTACGGTCCCTATGCGACCGTCCGGAACCTGACCGACACGTCCGCGATTCAGCAGGAAGGCGGGAAGGTTGAGTTCACGGCGCCGGAAGGGAAGTTTTATTATCAGGGTAACCTGGAGGAGCCGCTGCCCTGGGATATCGCGATCACGTATAAATTGGACGGGGAGGAAATCACACCGGACGAATTGGCGGGCCGCGATGGACATCTCCAGATTGTAATCGGAACGGAAGCGAACGAAGCGGTGAATCCCGTATTCTTCGAGAATTATTTGCTGCAGATCTCACTCGCTCTTGATACCGAGCTGTACCGCAACATCGAAGCGCCGGCCGGCATGATTGCCAATGCTGGACGTGACAGGCAAGTGACGTTCACGGTCATGCCGGAACAGGAAAAAGAAATGATTGTCGAAGCGGATGTCACGGACCTGGAATTTAGCGGTATCAGCTTGTCCGCGGTGCCGTCAACGCTGCCGATCGATGCGCCGGAACTCGGCGGCATGACCGGCGACATGCAGGAATTGACGGACGGTATTCTGAAAGTCCATAACGGTGTCGGTGGCTTGCAGGACGGCATCGCCTCGCTCAATGACGGTGTTGCGGAATTGCATAGCGGTTCTGCCGAGTACCGGGATGGTGTGACGTCACTGGCTGCTTCGTCCGGCGAACTGCTCGGTGCGTCCAATGAAATCGGTGACGCGCTCGAGTCGATGAACAATGCACTCAGCGGAGAACCGGCTGACATGGACCTCGGTCAATTGCAGGAATTGAGCGGCGGTCTGCGGGAAATTGCTGAGGGTCTGCGCGATACGGCAACAGGCCTCGATACGCTGAACAACAACCACCAGGCTGCCTATACTGCGCTGGATAATGCGATGACCGCCATTCCGGATTACGAGATCACAGAAGAACAGATCCAGGCGCTTTATGCGAGCGGCGCGGATGAAACGGTCATTGACCAGCTCACTGAAACGTATGCAGCAGCACAGGCGGCGAAAGAGACGTATGCAGCCGTAAGCGAAGCGTTCCAGGCGGTGAAAGGTACATTAAATGAAGTGTCCGGCTCGTTGACGGAAATGGCTGACAGCCTGGAAGAAATGGCAGATGGCCTGGCAGGATCACTTGAAGAACCCGGTGCCGGTGATCCATTCGCACAGCTGCAGAAAGGCATCAGTGAATTGACGGCGAATTACGGTGAATTCCACGCAGGCCTCTCGGAATACACAGGTGGTGTCGATCAGTTGGCAGGTTCCTATAAGGACTTGCACGCTGGCATCGGCCAACTGGAATCCGGCACAGGCGAACTGGAATCCGGTGCTTCCCGTCTCCACGAAGGCACCGGCGAACTGCAGGAAGCGACAAGCGATCTGCCGGGGCAGATGCAGCAGGAAGTCGACAGCATGATGGCCGAATACGACAAATCCGATTTCGAAGCGGAATCGTTCGTGTCAGCTAAAAATGACAATATCGGCTCCGTCCAGTTCATCATCCAGACGGAAAGCATTGAGCTGGAAGAAACTGAAGTGGCGGCAGAGCCGGTCAAAGTAGAGAAAACCTTCTGGACGCGACTGCTGGATCTCTTCAGCTGA
- a CDS encoding GIY-YIG nuclease family protein, which translates to MLKKVLNKLFTANSTSAVETPPNPPQTKMYLYEPNQQELEAIIQSPFPDGKAPGYVYFVQEYLNGTFKIGKTKNIEKRMNVFGVKLPFENQLVFLIKCADHHQAEAVFHKHFADKRLEGEWFALTKEDVTWVREGKYTPEIEQTIFPPPPVPTDSSDEKPLTKKQLEYARKLLEKLSVDYELTKDYAELTQKDLNRLSGYFRFKNKGALTNLVKAGVLKPKS; encoded by the coding sequence ATGCTAAAGAAAGTGTTGAACAAGCTGTTCACTGCAAATAGCACATCGGCCGTAGAGACACCGCCCAATCCGCCACAAACGAAAATGTATTTATATGAACCAAATCAGCAAGAATTAGAAGCCATCATCCAGTCTCCCTTCCCGGACGGAAAAGCCCCTGGCTATGTTTACTTTGTCCAAGAGTACTTAAACGGGACATTTAAAATCGGTAAAACGAAAAATATTGAAAAACGGATGAATGTTTTTGGTGTAAAGCTTCCTTTTGAGAACCAATTAGTCTTTCTTATTAAATGCGCTGATCATCACCAAGCGGAAGCAGTGTTTCATAAACACTTTGCAGATAAGCGCCTGGAAGGTGAATGGTTCGCTTTGACGAAAGAAGATGTCACTTGGGTAAGGGAAGGGAAATATACACCGGAGATCGAGCAAACCATTTTCCCGCCACCACCGGTTCCTACTGATTCAAGCGATGAGAAACCATTGACCAAAAAACAACTTGAATATGCCCGGAAATTACTCGAAAAATTATCAGTTGATTACGAACTGACGAAGGATTATGCAGAACTGACCCAAAAAGATCTGAATCGCCTCAGCGGCTACTTTCGCTTCAAAAACAAAGGCGCATTGACCAATCTCGTGAAAGCCGGCGTACTGAAACCGAAATCCTGA
- a CDS encoding alpha/beta hydrolase fold domain-containing protein: MIIAQLITSRPVALLTGSLAAIGGYCVYVNQIEKRSLRSKLAEIALGKSPIKKILSDPDTFHQFIEAKRALVYKSYTVPDSVDMRASTRKAETEEMPVYLLGSHDGQAAFSSEWHVFYLHGGGYVLHPSKIGWRFFNKLVGQTGWNVTVPIYPTVPNHHYEESFRKVLVQYKKLLQEVPTEKIVLMGDSAGGGFALALAQMLREEGLPQPGNLVLLSPWLDVTMSDLRQEELEKTDPILARYGGRKLGELWAGPRHDPRNPFVSPINGNLHGLAPITVFTGTHDLLLTDARNLKNRMTEEGIDLRYFEYPRMNHAFMLYPIPEADAAISQLISAVEFQVGILNST; this comes from the coding sequence GTGATTATTGCACAGTTGATAACGAGCCGACCTGTAGCCTTGCTGACCGGTTCACTCGCTGCTATTGGAGGATACTGCGTTTATGTGAATCAAATTGAAAAGCGAAGTCTGCGAAGTAAGCTTGCAGAAATCGCGCTTGGAAAATCCCCTATCAAGAAAATACTGAGCGATCCCGATACGTTTCATCAGTTCATTGAAGCGAAGCGGGCACTGGTCTATAAATCCTATACTGTTCCGGATTCAGTGGACATGCGAGCAAGTACCCGAAAGGCGGAAACTGAAGAGATGCCGGTTTATTTGCTGGGATCGCATGACGGACAGGCGGCTTTTAGCAGTGAGTGGCATGTGTTCTATTTGCATGGCGGCGGATATGTGCTGCACCCGAGTAAAATTGGCTGGCGTTTCTTCAATAAACTGGTGGGGCAAACCGGCTGGAATGTCACAGTTCCTATATACCCGACAGTACCTAATCACCATTACGAAGAAAGTTTCCGGAAAGTTCTTGTTCAGTACAAGAAATTGCTGCAGGAAGTGCCGACGGAAAAAATCGTGCTGATGGGTGATTCTGCGGGCGGCGGGTTCGCGCTCGCACTGGCACAGATGCTGAGAGAAGAAGGGCTGCCGCAGCCGGGCAATTTGGTGCTTTTGTCTCCTTGGCTTGATGTGACCATGAGTGATCTGAGGCAAGAAGAGCTGGAAAAAACGGATCCCATACTTGCCCGGTATGGGGGAAGGAAACTCGGGGAGTTGTGGGCGGGACCGCGGCACGATCCCAGGAATCCATTTGTCAGTCCAATTAACGGAAATCTTCACGGACTGGCCCCGATTACAGTGTTCACCGGCACGCACGATTTATTGCTGACCGACGCAAGAAATTTGAAGAACCGGATGACAGAAGAAGGAATAGATCTCCGCTATTTCGAATACCCGCGGATGAATCACGCGTTTATGCTTTATCCGATCCCCGAAGCTGACGCGGCGATCAGTCAGCTGATATCAGCGGTGGAGTTCCAGGTTGGCATCTTGAACTCCACATAA
- a CDS encoding metal-dependent hydrolase family protein, translated as MTTKWENITLYTGRGEKLKQSAIIIENGQILAVGDEAVQMDAEATVDGSGKTVLPGLFDMHVHLGMDGDADPFAQIAKDSQATAAYRHYVNGQKQLKSGVTSVRNLGSRWHIDLEFRNAVASGLMAGPTVYGSGQPIVMTGGHGYPFATEADGEDEVRKAARATLKAGADVLKLMATGGVMTPGVDPGSPQLSEKEMRAAIEEASHAGKTTASHAQGTAGIQNAVRAGITTIEHGIFLDDETIELMLKYDTVLVPTLAAPYYIVKNAKSGAIPPHAVKKAVYCYEVHKESFRKAVKAGVKIAAGTDAGTPFNLHGDFAKELELMRAGGMKVRDIITSATYHAAETLDVQDHTGSLEKGKTADFVVLNADPENDINAFRDIYAVYKGGDAV; from the coding sequence GTGACGACTAAATGGGAAAATATCACGCTCTATACAGGGCGGGGAGAAAAATTGAAGCAATCAGCGATCATCATAGAAAACGGTCAAATTCTGGCGGTAGGTGATGAAGCGGTCCAAATGGATGCGGAGGCAACCGTGGACGGCAGCGGAAAAACAGTTCTGCCGGGCTTATTCGATATGCATGTCCATCTCGGCATGGACGGCGACGCGGATCCTTTTGCGCAAATTGCAAAAGATTCACAGGCAACAGCTGCATACCGTCATTACGTCAATGGCCAAAAGCAATTGAAATCCGGTGTGACAAGTGTCCGGAATCTTGGATCTCGCTGGCATATCGATCTTGAATTCCGCAACGCTGTAGCATCCGGTCTCATGGCGGGTCCCACTGTCTACGGTTCCGGGCAGCCGATCGTGATGACCGGCGGACACGGTTATCCGTTTGCAACAGAAGCGGATGGCGAGGACGAAGTGCGAAAAGCGGCAAGGGCAACGTTGAAAGCCGGCGCTGATGTGCTGAAACTGATGGCGACAGGCGGAGTGATGACGCCCGGTGTGGATCCGGGGTCTCCGCAGTTGTCAGAAAAAGAAATGCGCGCCGCCATTGAAGAGGCAAGCCATGCCGGAAAAACAACCGCTTCCCACGCGCAAGGGACAGCGGGTATTCAAAATGCTGTGCGGGCCGGCATCACGACGATTGAACACGGCATCTTCCTCGATGATGAGACCATTGAACTCATGCTGAAATACGATACGGTGCTCGTCCCGACACTCGCTGCTCCTTACTACATCGTCAAGAACGCAAAGTCCGGTGCCATTCCGCCGCATGCCGTGAAAAAAGCGGTCTATTGCTATGAAGTGCATAAAGAAAGCTTCCGGAAAGCTGTCAAAGCCGGTGTGAAAATCGCTGCCGGCACAGACGCAGGCACGCCTTTCAATCTGCATGGCGACTTTGCAAAAGAACTGGAACTTATGCGGGCGGGCGGAATGAAAGTCCGGGATATTATCACGTCAGCCACATACCATGCAGCTGAAACGCTCGATGTTCAAGATCATACCGGCTCGCT